Proteins found in one Halobaculum sp. MBLA0147 genomic segment:
- a CDS encoding 2Fe-2S iron-sulfur cluster-binding protein has protein sequence MTEYTVEFVGTGEEITVSDTETILAACIDAGIAQEYSCRVGMCLACSAKILEGEVNQQVAVARALTEEEAEEYALTCMARPASDLKLDRGKYPPSIEDDATEESAADGDAAATADD, from the coding sequence ATGACCGAGTACACGGTGGAGTTCGTCGGGACCGGCGAGGAGATCACGGTCTCCGACACGGAGACGATCCTCGCGGCCTGTATCGACGCGGGGATCGCTCAGGAGTACTCCTGCCGGGTCGGGATGTGTCTCGCCTGCTCGGCGAAGATCCTCGAGGGTGAGGTGAACCAACAGGTCGCCGTCGCTCGCGCGCTCACCGAGGAGGAGGCCGAGGAGTACGCGCTCACCTGTATGGCACGCCCCGCCTCCGACCTGAAGCTCGACCGCGGGAAGTACCCGCCGAGTATCGAGGACGACGCGACCGAGGAGTCGGCAGCAGACGGCGACGCCGCTGCGACGGCGGACGATTGA
- a CDS encoding MBL fold metallo-hydrolase: METTRTPTALAEQLRAGEPVSILDVRDRDEFERWHVTGGAVTARQVPHVRFVAAEATGDPTESVPEALSEPIVVVCGRGEASDQVAAMLRERGLAAVNLAEGMDGFARVLLAADLPPTDDVATGTRPEHVRAETPEPDRVTIRQYQRPASGCLSYLVAVGDEALVIDPLRAFTDRYADDAAALGATLRYAVDTHVHADHVSGVHALAGRTGARPVLPAGARERGFASPDGTDFRFLEDGDTLSLDGTDLTTIHAPGHTHEHVALHGLGHLFSGDALFLTSVGRPDLEAGGGEAARELAGAAYETLHERLLTLPATTVLAPGHVAELSEGTDGRYTAPLATVGELPILGLERAAFVDRVATELPPRPSNYEEIVATNLGETELDAAAAFEAELGPNNCAVAGD, translated from the coding sequence ATGGAGACGACACGCACACCCACCGCGCTCGCCGAGCAGTTGCGTGCCGGCGAGCCGGTGTCGATCCTCGACGTTCGCGACCGCGACGAGTTCGAGCGGTGGCACGTGACGGGCGGGGCGGTCACCGCCAGACAGGTGCCACACGTGAGGTTCGTCGCGGCCGAGGCGACCGGCGACCCGACCGAGTCGGTCCCCGAGGCGCTCTCGGAGCCGATCGTCGTGGTCTGTGGCCGCGGCGAGGCGAGCGACCAGGTGGCGGCGATGCTCCGCGAGCGAGGGCTGGCGGCGGTCAACCTCGCGGAGGGGATGGACGGGTTCGCGCGGGTGCTGCTGGCGGCGGATCTCCCACCCACCGACGACGTGGCGACGGGGACACGCCCCGAACACGTGCGGGCGGAGACACCGGAGCCAGACCGCGTGACGATCCGACAGTACCAGCGCCCGGCGTCGGGGTGTCTCTCGTACCTCGTCGCGGTCGGGGACGAGGCGCTCGTGATCGACCCGCTGCGGGCGTTCACCGACCGGTACGCCGACGACGCCGCGGCTCTCGGCGCGACGCTGCGGTACGCCGTCGACACACACGTCCACGCGGACCACGTGAGCGGGGTCCACGCGCTCGCCGGCCGCACGGGTGCGCGGCCAGTCCTGCCGGCGGGTGCCCGCGAGCGCGGCTTCGCGTCGCCGGACGGCACGGACTTCCGGTTCCTCGAAGACGGCGACACGCTCTCGCTCGACGGGACCGACCTGACGACGATCCACGCGCCGGGCCACACGCACGAACACGTCGCACTCCACGGGTTGGGCCACCTGTTCTCCGGGGACGCGCTGTTTCTCACTAGCGTCGGACGGCCGGACCTGGAGGCGGGCGGCGGCGAGGCCGCACGCGAACTCGCCGGCGCAGCCTACGAGACGCTCCACGAGCGGTTGCTGACGCTGCCGGCGACGACGGTGTTGGCACCCGGTCACGTGGCGGAGCTGTCGGAGGGGACCGACGGGCGATACACCGCGCCGCTGGCGACCGTCGGCGAGTTGCCGATCCTCGGGTTGGAGCGTGCGGCGTTCGTCGACCGGGTGGCGACGGAGCTCCCGCCGCGGCCGTCGAACTACGAGGAGATCGTCGCGACGAACCTCGGCGAGACGGAGTTGGACGCCGCGGCGGCCTTCGAGGCGGAACTGGGGCCGAACAACTGTGCGGTGGCGGGTGACTGA
- a CDS encoding undecaprenyl diphosphate synthase family protein, which yields MGLYDTYLAVRYRLRDDPPPEHVALVLTERDLLEQDAYDTLSNVLGWAFDYGADRVTVSVSVLDEAVVDTLARELANVDAPRPVAVRAPGDTERADAPVQVNIGLGGRREFAAAVREIADAVDADELRPEEITAEDVEERLVFPEEPDLLIKTGAERLSDFLIWQSVYSELYFTDVNWRDFRRRDYLRALLEFQQRKRRFGR from the coding sequence GTGGGGCTGTACGACACCTACCTCGCCGTCCGGTACCGGCTCCGAGACGATCCGCCGCCGGAGCACGTCGCCCTGGTGCTCACGGAGCGGGACCTGCTGGAACAGGACGCCTACGACACGCTCTCGAACGTGTTGGGGTGGGCGTTCGACTACGGGGCCGACCGCGTGACCGTCTCCGTCTCGGTGCTCGACGAGGCCGTCGTCGACACACTCGCACGAGAGTTGGCGAACGTCGACGCACCGCGTCCGGTGGCGGTCCGTGCCCCGGGGGACACGGAGCGTGCCGACGCGCCGGTCCAGGTGAACATCGGCCTCGGTGGCCGCCGCGAGTTCGCGGCGGCCGTCAGGGAGATCGCGGACGCCGTCGACGCCGACGAGTTGCGTCCGGAGGAGATCACGGCCGAAGACGTCGAGGAGCGACTCGTCTTCCCCGAGGAGCCGGACCTGCTGATCAAGACCGGCGCCGAACGGCTCTCCGACTTCCTCATCTGGCAGTCGGTGTACTCGGAGCTGTACTTCACGGACGTGAACTGGCGGGACTTCCGTCGCCGCGACTACCTCCGCGCACTGCTGGAGTTCCAACAGCGCAAACGGCGGTTCGGGCGGTGA
- a CDS encoding transcription elongation factor Spt5: MPIYSVKTTASQERTVADMVATKDEPSIHAALAPDQLTSYVMVEADDDAAIRRVLEEIPHARGLVEGPDGEAGRSSMSEVEHFLSPTPDVEGIAEGDIVELIAGPFKGEKAQVQRIDEGKDQVTVELYEATVPIPVTVRGDQIRVLDSDER; this comes from the coding sequence GTGCCGATCTACTCGGTGAAGACCACCGCCAGCCAGGAGCGGACGGTGGCGGACATGGTTGCGACGAAGGACGAACCGTCGATCCACGCCGCGTTGGCGCCGGACCAACTCACCAGCTACGTGATGGTGGAGGCGGACGACGACGCCGCCATCCGTCGCGTGCTGGAGGAGATCCCCCACGCCCGTGGGCTCGTCGAGGGGCCAGACGGCGAGGCGGGTCGCTCGTCGATGTCGGAAGTCGAGCACTTCCTCTCGCCGACTCCGGACGTGGAGGGGATCGCGGAGGGCGACATCGTGGAGCTGATCGCCGGGCCGTTCAAGGGCGAGAAGGCGCAGGTCCAGCGGATCGACGAGGGCAAAGACCAGGTGACGGTGGAGCTGTACGAGGCGACGGTGCCGATCCCGGTGACGGTCCGTGGGGACCAGATCCGCGTGTTGGACAGCGACGAGCGGTGA
- the cdd gene encoding cytidine deaminase, translating into MTETVSELVAAAEDTLSSAHVPYSEYRVGAALETADGEVFVGCNIENANYSNSLHAEEVAIAEAVKEGHTEFARLAVVSGARDGVTPCGMCRQTLAEFCSESLPIYCVEGEAVVEYSLGELLPAAISEDTLTESRE; encoded by the coding sequence ATGACAGAGACCGTCTCGGAGCTGGTCGCCGCCGCGGAGGACACGCTGTCGTCGGCACACGTCCCGTACTCCGAGTACCGGGTCGGAGCCGCACTGGAGACCGCCGACGGCGAGGTGTTCGTCGGCTGCAACATCGAGAACGCGAACTACTCCAACTCGCTGCACGCCGAGGAGGTCGCCATCGCGGAGGCGGTCAAAGAGGGCCACACGGAGTTCGCCCGGCTCGCCGTCGTCTCCGGCGCCCGCGACGGGGTCACGCCCTGCGGGATGTGCCGGCAGACCCTCGCGGAGTTCTGTTCGGAGTCGCTGCCGATCTACTGCGTCGAGGGCGAGGCGGTCGTCGAGTACTCGCTCGGCGAGTTGCTCCCCGCCGCCATCTCCGAAGACACGCTCACCGAGAGTCGCGAGTGA
- a CDS encoding protein translocase SEC61 complex subunit gamma yields MDVKYELSDYVRVLKLASRPEWEEFSQVAKIAGAGVFLVGLLGFLIFVIMTVTLGGI; encoded by the coding sequence ATGGACGTGAAGTACGAGTTGAGCGACTACGTGCGGGTCCTCAAGCTGGCCAGCCGCCCGGAGTGGGAGGAGTTCTCCCAGGTGGCGAAGATCGCCGGCGCGGGTGTGTTCCTCGTGGGCCTGCTCGGGTTCCTCATCTTCGTGATCATGACAGTCACGCTCGGGGGGATCTGA
- a CDS encoding rubrerythrin family protein, whose translation MDAETFRADLEAAKRTELDRLGSNKLLIALTDATLETEAVLRAAADSEHAASETFREWAETESDADAAAAFEWTGDRELDHRERVLATLADAVGEDATGESVYDPNDGGTLHTYLRERTDTVERVAAGLVGRPLVSTRTHTQVVSFFVNEADETRADLFRELKTETEAELDRGLELLDDLCTDADDWERAQMVAEYVVQVAYDDYADALTGLGVDVKPVC comes from the coding sequence ATGGACGCCGAGACGTTCCGCGCGGATCTGGAGGCGGCGAAACGGACGGAACTGGACCGACTCGGGTCGAACAAGCTCCTGATCGCGCTGACGGACGCGACGCTGGAGACGGAGGCGGTCCTCCGTGCGGCCGCCGACAGCGAACACGCCGCGAGCGAGACGTTCCGGGAGTGGGCCGAGACGGAGTCGGACGCGGACGCCGCCGCCGCGTTCGAGTGGACCGGGGACCGGGAACTGGATCACCGCGAGCGCGTGCTGGCGACGCTCGCGGACGCCGTCGGCGAGGACGCGACCGGTGAGTCGGTGTACGATCCGAACGACGGCGGCACACTCCACACGTACCTCCGCGAGCGGACGGACACCGTCGAGCGTGTCGCCGCCGGCCTCGTCGGACGCCCGCTCGTGAGCACCCGGACGCACACGCAGGTCGTCTCCTTCTTCGTCAACGAGGCCGACGAGACCCGCGCCGACCTCTTCCGCGAGTTGAAGACGGAGACGGAGGCGGAACTCGACCGCGGGCTGGAGCTTCTCGACGACCTGTGTACCGACGCGGACGACTGGGAGCGAGCGCAGATGGTCGCCGAGTACGTCGTGCAGGTGGCGTACGACGACTACGCCGACGCCCTGACGGGGTTGGGTGTCGACGTGAAGCCGGTCTGTTGA
- a CDS encoding MFS transporter — MGWLGLAERYYVYRALVPEGFVYPVVNLYLQARGLGLRGLGLANAAFFLGIVLGEVPTGYLGDRLGRRNSLIVSAALVSTTMVLFTVASSLPAFVAVFWLWGVAVTFRSGSGGAWLYDALAERDAADAFTRVQSRSGTAFFASSAAMALPGGVLYDANREWPFLAAAVTTGLGAVWLVGLPSVDAAGDDEFAFADAWAVARERFPTHPLGTGLVVTTLLLSFREVATVFLQPLARDAGVSTELFGPLYAGLMLWGAAVSYVVDDLRQWLGTSGGILVAAGCFSLPMATAVVVPALVLPAYVAIRAGNRIVYPLRSQFLNDRLPSDGRATVLSVASLGSGLVYAGARAVGGVAAEWVGPVATLAGLGSLALLVTVGVRLVADPFATDPDAYGADGAADAGAVDGAESDDSTGEERSGEN; from the coding sequence ATGGGGTGGCTGGGACTCGCGGAGCGGTACTACGTCTACCGGGCGTTGGTGCCGGAGGGGTTCGTCTACCCCGTCGTGAACCTCTACCTCCAGGCACGCGGGCTCGGCTTGCGTGGACTCGGCCTCGCGAACGCGGCGTTCTTCCTCGGGATCGTCCTCGGCGAGGTGCCCACGGGCTACCTCGGGGACCGACTGGGCCGCCGGAACAGTCTGATCGTCAGCGCCGCGCTCGTCTCCACGACGATGGTGCTGTTCACCGTCGCGAGCAGTCTCCCGGCGTTCGTCGCGGTCTTCTGGCTGTGGGGTGTGGCGGTGACGTTCCGGTCCGGCAGCGGCGGCGCGTGGCTCTACGACGCCTTGGCCGAACGCGACGCCGCGGACGCGTTCACCCGCGTCCAGTCGCGCAGCGGCACCGCGTTCTTCGCCAGCAGCGCGGCGATGGCGTTGCCCGGCGGCGTGCTGTACGACGCGAACCGCGAGTGGCCGTTCCTCGCGGCGGCGGTCACGACCGGGCTCGGTGCCGTGTGGCTGGTCGGCCTCCCGTCGGTGGACGCGGCGGGTGACGACGAGTTCGCCTTCGCCGACGCCTGGGCGGTCGCCCGCGAGCGCTTCCCGACACACCCACTCGGGACGGGGCTCGTCGTGACGACGCTGTTGTTGTCTTTCCGAGAGGTCGCGACCGTGTTTCTCCAGCCACTCGCCCGCGACGCAGGTGTGTCAACGGAGTTGTTCGGGCCGCTGTACGCGGGGCTGATGCTCTGGGGTGCGGCTGTCTCGTACGTGGTCGACGACCTCCGACAGTGGCTCGGTACGAGTGGTGGAATTCTCGTCGCCGCCGGCTGTTTCTCTCTGCCGATGGCCACGGCAGTCGTCGTCCCTGCACTCGTCCTCCCGGCGTACGTCGCGATCCGCGCCGGAAACCGGATCGTCTACCCTCTTCGAAGTCAGTTCCTCAACGACCGGCTTCCGAGCGACGGCCGCGCGACGGTCCTCAGTGTCGCGAGTCTCGGGAGTGGACTCGTGTACGCCGGTGCTCGCGCGGTCGGCGGCGTCGCCGCGGAGTGGGTGGGGCCGGTCGCGACGCTGGCCGGCCTCGGCTCTCTCGCGCTGCTCGTCACCGTCGGCGTCCGGTTGGTCGCCGACCCGTTCGCGACCGATCCCGACGCCTACGGGGCGGACGGAGCGGCGGACGCGGGTGCCGTCGACGGAGCCGAGAGTGACGACTCGACGGGCGAGGAGCGCTCGGGAGAGAACTGA
- a CDS encoding Vms1/Ankzf1 family peptidyl-tRNA hydrolase — MLDRLLGRASLQAEIDELTEERDSLAAQLEAESDRRREAVRKRQDAEERVNRLEDRIAELEDRLDRSDEGTDAAVEVRGRETLRRERLSEVLDRLESVGTGREGALSAAVGADPPAAVADAFGDRAPLVRRVAPAICYRDDAGLVSVALDPPIHPEPFHEWGSSFRVDRSWFEPTGRFLFALIRSDSFVAGVYAADERVAFDRFASDVTSEHDKGGFSQARFERRREEEIDAHVERADERLSDLVTEHGLDRVILVGEDGIVDELAGHADHTASADATGDDEDALDRAFRDFWSTQLTLL, encoded by the coding sequence ATGTTGGACCGACTCCTCGGGCGCGCGAGCCTGCAGGCCGAGATCGACGAGCTGACCGAGGAACGCGACTCGCTGGCCGCCCAACTGGAGGCCGAGTCCGACCGCCGCCGCGAGGCCGTCCGCAAACGGCAGGACGCCGAGGAGCGCGTCAACCGCCTCGAAGACAGGATCGCGGAACTGGAGGACCGCCTGGACCGCTCCGACGAGGGGACGGACGCGGCGGTCGAAGTCCGTGGTCGCGAGACGCTCCGCCGAGAGCGGCTCTCGGAGGTGCTCGACCGACTGGAGAGCGTCGGAACAGGCCGCGAGGGTGCACTCTCCGCGGCGGTCGGCGCCGATCCGCCGGCGGCCGTCGCCGACGCCTTCGGCGACCGGGCGCCACTCGTCCGCCGGGTCGCGCCGGCGATCTGCTACCGCGACGACGCCGGCCTCGTGAGCGTCGCACTCGACCCGCCGATCCACCCCGAGCCGTTCCACGAGTGGGGCTCGTCGTTCCGCGTCGACCGCTCGTGGTTCGAGCCGACGGGCCGGTTCCTGTTCGCGCTGATCCGCTCCGACAGCTTCGTCGCGGGCGTGTACGCGGCCGACGAGCGGGTCGCGTTCGACCGCTTCGCCTCCGACGTGACGAGTGAACACGACAAAGGCGGGTTCTCACAGGCCCGGTTCGAACGCCGCCGCGAGGAGGAGATCGACGCCCACGTCGAGCGCGCCGACGAGCGCCTCTCTGACCTCGTCACCGAACACGGTCTCGACCGCGTGATCCTCGTCGGCGAGGACGGGATCGTCGACGAGCTCGCGGGCCACGCGGACCACACCGCCAGCGCCGACGCGACCGGCGACGACGAGGACGCACTCGACCGCGCGTTCCGCGACTTCTGGAGCACGCAGTTGACGCTGTTGTGA
- a CDS encoding enoyl-CoA hydratase/isomerase family protein, which yields MTDTDNTDNMDHTGTELVHLERDDGIARLTLDDPDKRNALSVEVANGIIAAVDHLEGTDTRCLVVEGAGEAFSAGGDVEAMIERVAEEQSLDDSVRHVIRNTGRCVQRVYESEFPTVAKVDGAAFGAGANLAIACDLQVFHEDAEIGFGFRRVGLAVDSGTSFLLPRLVGTNVAKELVYTGELLDAERAVEVGIGNHVYDADAFETEAEALIEEIASGPSVALRTSKRLLDAADASLRQAIAREAGAQAAVFESDDHAEGVSAFMERRDPEFEGE from the coding sequence ATGACCGACACGGACAACACGGACAACATGGACCACACCGGCACGGAGCTCGTCCACCTCGAACGCGACGACGGGATCGCACGACTCACGCTCGACGACCCGGACAAGCGGAACGCACTCTCCGTCGAGGTGGCGAACGGGATAATCGCCGCCGTGGACCACCTCGAAGGCACCGACACCCGCTGTCTCGTCGTCGAGGGTGCTGGCGAGGCGTTCTCCGCGGGTGGGGACGTGGAGGCGATGATCGAGCGCGTCGCCGAGGAGCAGTCGCTCGACGACTCCGTGCGACACGTGATCCGCAACACTGGCCGCTGTGTCCAGCGCGTGTACGAGTCGGAGTTCCCGACGGTGGCGAAGGTAGACGGCGCCGCGTTCGGCGCGGGTGCGAACCTCGCCATCGCCTGTGATCTCCAGGTGTTCCACGAGGACGCCGAGATCGGCTTCGGGTTCCGGCGGGTCGGGTTGGCCGTCGACTCCGGGACCTCGTTCCTCCTGCCGCGACTCGTCGGCACGAACGTCGCCAAGGAACTCGTCTACACCGGCGAGTTGCTCGACGCCGAGCGCGCCGTCGAGGTGGGGATCGGCAACCACGTCTACGACGCCGACGCCTTCGAGACGGAGGCGGAGGCACTGATCGAGGAGATCGCCAGCGGCCCGTCCGTCGCGTTGCGGACCTCCAAGCGACTGCTCGACGCCGCGGACGCGTCGCTCCGGCAGGCGATCGCCCGCGAGGCCGGCGCGCAGGCGGCCGTCTTCGAGTCCGACGACCACGCGGAGGGTGTCTCCGCGTTCATGGAACGGCGCGACCCCGAGTTCGAGGGGGAGTAG
- a CDS encoding ASCH domain-containing protein yields MAEIDAGEVLPNDRVQQMVADGEVTQMHRGHAYAEAGDTFEIDGTTYEVTSVDHRTLGDLTDEDARAEGSEDLDAYKRRMEMVHGGNFEWDDDSDVVRHVFEPVDD; encoded by the coding sequence ATGGCAGAGATCGACGCCGGCGAGGTACTGCCGAACGACCGCGTCCAGCAGATGGTCGCGGACGGCGAGGTGACACAGATGCACCGCGGCCACGCCTACGCGGAGGCGGGCGACACCTTCGAGATCGACGGCACCACCTACGAGGTGACGAGTGTCGACCACCGCACGCTCGGGGACCTCACCGACGAGGACGCCCGCGCCGAGGGGTCGGAGGATCTCGACGCCTACAAACGCCGCATGGAGATGGTCCACGGCGGGAACTTCGAGTGGGACGACGACAGCGACGTGGTTCGACACGTCTTCGAACCCGTCGACGACTGA
- a CDS encoding carboxylate--amine ligase, translating to MADRFRGTDELVATLADATFEQPPAVVANAHVTGVSVARALSALDVPVIAVDRNGDGVAPSSTAVDYAGEVRYPLDDPDGFETDLARVVDAVGTDVVAFGCMDEWVRAFAAADVEGLRLPFDPDAADRVLDKATLYRLADEHGVPYPETRDLTETDADAAIEAVGGFPLVIKPARKRKFEEAFGTNVVEASDRAEFDETVAAARDADARVLVQEKVPVETGRDTSLASYVPPSDGASYAGVGRRGDDDPLTRHDALGVVGNAAVRFPQGFGTSCLVETVDRPAIAERALTILDETGYHGISEAEFVYDADRETYVLLDVNTRPWKWVSAPVEAGANLPAAAYCDAVPESGATLSDTDGDGRAVAADGDTNPPSGDDTNPPSGDDTNPPSGDDTNPSSGDGTLVVDDARWVFLPDYLELCATTPGFRDVLSRAEWTALLSGAFETERGLTTGVYRPSDPEPAVTALERAFGVGEYYCAC from the coding sequence ATGGCAGACCGATTCCGTGGGACGGACGAGCTCGTCGCCACGCTGGCGGACGCGACGTTCGAGCAGCCACCGGCAGTCGTCGCCAACGCACACGTCACCGGCGTGAGCGTCGCGCGGGCGCTGTCGGCGCTGGACGTGCCGGTGATCGCGGTCGACCGGAACGGGGACGGCGTCGCCCCGTCGTCGACGGCGGTCGACTACGCGGGGGAGGTGCGCTACCCACTCGACGATCCAGACGGCTTCGAGACGGACCTCGCGCGGGTCGTCGACGCCGTCGGCACGGACGTGGTCGCGTTCGGCTGTATGGACGAGTGGGTGCGCGCGTTCGCCGCCGCCGACGTGGAGGGGCTGCGGCTCCCCTTCGACCCGGACGCCGCCGACCGAGTGCTCGACAAGGCGACACTGTATCGTCTCGCCGACGAACACGGCGTGCCGTACCCGGAGACGCGCGACCTGACCGAGACGGACGCGGACGCGGCGATCGAGGCGGTCGGCGGGTTCCCGCTGGTGATCAAGCCCGCCCGGAAGCGGAAGTTCGAGGAGGCGTTCGGGACGAACGTCGTCGAGGCGAGCGACCGCGCGGAGTTCGACGAGACCGTCGCGGCCGCCCGCGACGCCGACGCGCGGGTGCTCGTCCAAGAGAAGGTCCCCGTCGAGACGGGGCGCGACACCTCGCTGGCGTCGTACGTCCCGCCGAGCGACGGCGCCTCGTACGCCGGTGTCGGGCGACGAGGTGACGACGACCCGCTGACACGACACGACGCGCTGGGCGTCGTCGGCAACGCCGCGGTGCGGTTCCCACAGGGGTTCGGCACCTCCTGTCTCGTCGAGACCGTCGACCGACCCGCCATCGCCGAGCGGGCGCTGACGATCCTCGACGAGACGGGCTACCACGGGATCAGCGAGGCGGAGTTCGTCTACGACGCCGACCGCGAGACGTACGTCCTGCTGGACGTGAACACCCGTCCGTGGAAGTGGGTCTCCGCCCCCGTCGAAGCCGGAGCGAACCTCCCGGCGGCGGCGTACTGTGACGCCGTCCCGGAGAGTGGTGCGACACTGTCGGACACTGACGGCGACGGGCGGGCGGTCGCCGCGGACGGCGACACGAACCCGCCGAGTGGCGACGACACGAACCCGCCGAGTGGCGACGACACGAACCCGCCGAGTGGCGACGACACGAACCCGTCGAGTGGCGACGGGACACTCGTCGTCGACGACGCGCGGTGGGTGTTCCTCCCAGACTACCTGGAGTTGTGTGCGACGACGCCCGGGTTCCGCGACGTGCTCTCGCGCGCGGAGTGGACCGCCTTGCTGTCGGGCGCGTTCGAGACCGAGCGGGGACTGACGACCGGCGTCTACCGACCGTCCGACCCCGAGCCCGCGGTGACGGCGCTCGAACGGGCGTTCGGCGTCGGCGAGTACTACTGCGCCTGCTGA
- a CDS encoding TrmB family transcriptional regulator codes for MSSIELTSSQRDILSALVDLHRELEDAVKGETIADEVGRNAGTIRNQMQSLKALQLVEGVPGPKGGYRPTARAFEALDVQRMDEPASTPIAVDGEARAEWNVQEIDLTSVHHPELCRAEVTVQGSIRDVGDGDSVTVGPTPLSKLVIEGTVDGKEESANTLVLKIDGMRAPAEEPRH; via the coding sequence ATGTCGTCTATCGAGCTCACGTCGAGTCAGCGCGACATCCTGTCGGCGCTCGTCGACCTCCACCGGGAACTGGAGGACGCGGTGAAAGGCGAGACGATCGCCGACGAGGTGGGACGCAACGCCGGCACGATCCGCAACCAGATGCAGAGTCTGAAGGCGCTCCAGTTGGTCGAGGGTGTCCCCGGGCCGAAGGGTGGGTACCGACCGACCGCACGCGCGTTCGAGGCGTTGGACGTCCAGCGGATGGACGAGCCGGCGTCGACGCCCATCGCCGTCGACGGCGAGGCGCGCGCGGAGTGGAACGTCCAGGAGATCGACCTCACGTCCGTCCACCACCCGGAACTGTGTCGCGCGGAGGTGACCGTCCAGGGGTCGATCCGCGACGTGGGCGACGGCGACAGCGTCACCGTCGGTCCGACGCCGCTGTCGAAGCTGGTGATCGAGGGCACCGTCGACGGGAAAGAGGAGTCCGCGAACACCCTCGTGTTGAAGATCGACGGGATGCGCGCACCTGCCGAAGAGCCACGCCACTGA